ACCGCGGAGGCTACGTCAAGAACTTCTATGTGAACGGCGTCACGCTCCCGCACGGGGTGAGCCTCACCGGCGGCGGCTACGGCAGCAAGATGCTGACAGGCAGTCCGATCAACAGCACCGTGCCCATCGGTGTGGCCACCGCAACCGCCGCTAATCCGTCCGCGTCTCAAGGCGGCCTGATCACGTTCGATTGCGATTACCAGCCTGCTGCCGATGCCATCCGCACCCGCCCCGCGCTCATTGACAACGTCAACATCACGAACGTCAATGCCTCGAACGTGACATTGGGCAGTACAACCGGCTCGTGTTTCCAGGCCATCGTTGCACAAGGTCCAGTTGCGTTCGACTACAACGGTCCGGCGCCTGCGCCGAGCGTCCCGGCAATCACCGGAGTGACGATTTCCAACTGTGATTTCGGCACACCCGCCGCTGCGGGGCCTGCTAGCGCCAGCACGCCGGGACCGATCTACCTCTACAACGTGCACGACATCACGTTGCAGAACGTGATCATCGCTGGGCAGACGCTCAATCAGACGCTGTCGGATCCGCGTTAAAGGCGACGGACCAAAGAGCGGCGAGGCGCCGCTCTTTGGCGTCGCAGGGCCGAAGTGAAGTCGTCGCGCGCGGGGCTCTCACGACGAGGCATTTTGCAACTCGTGCAACTCGCTGAGCAGGCTCGCCGCGTAGGCCGGAATATTCGCCGCTGGCTGTGGCGCGGCGAAGTAATATCCCTGAACGATCTCGCAGCCGGCCTCGGCAAGAAAAGCCAATTGCTCCGCTCGTTCGACGCCTTCCGCGACGACTTCGAAACGCAGGTTGCGGGCAAGTGCGATGATCGCCCCGATGATCGTCTCATCCGCACGACTGCTGCCAATGCCGCGGATGAACGACATGTCGATCTTCAGACGGTCAGCGTGAAAGCTGCGCAGATAAGCCAGGCTCGAGTAACCGGCGCCAAAGTCGTCGATCGCTATGGACACGCCAATGTCGTGCAGCGCGCGCAGCGTGGGCAGGGCGCCCGGGGCAACCAGGCCTCCTTCGGTAATCTCCAGTTCCAGCCGGTCCGCGGCCAATTGCGACGCGGCAAGAGCACGGCGCACGACGGCGCCGAAATCGCTCGACGTAAGCTGGCTCGGCGACACGTTGACCGACATGCGCAGCCCCGGCAGCGCTTCTTCCCAGCGCTTTGCCTGTGCACAGGCAGTTTGCAGCACCCATTCTCCGATTGGCGCAATCAAACCGATGTCTTCGGCCAAGGGTATGAACGTCGTCGGGCTGACCGTGCCGAAGTGCGGGTCGTGCCATCGGATCAGCGCCTCGACCCCGCTCAGCCGGTAACTGCGTATGTCCACTTGCGGCTGGTACACCAGCTCGAAGCCGTTCTGCTCGACGGCGTTGCGCAGCTTGTGCGATAGCGCGATGCGCTGAGCCGCTTCATGTGCGAGCGAAGGCGCAAATCGCTCGACGCCGTTGCGCCCGCCTGCCTTGACCCGATACATCGCAAGGTCGGCGTGTTTCAGCAGGGTTTCGCAGTCCGTGCCGTCCTGCGGATAGCAGCTGACCCCAACGCTCATCCGGACCCGCAGTTGCATGTCGTCGATTTGCACCGGCTCGTCCAGCGTTTGCGTCACGCGCGCCAACAGGGCGCAGAGTTCGGCATCGCCGGTTGAACCCTTCAACATCGTCACGAACTCGTCGCCGCCATAGCGGGTGACCACGCCATCCGATCCGACCGAGGCCGACAGCCGCCGCGCGACTTCCTGCAACAGGCGATCGCCGGCGCCGTGGCCCAGGCTGTCGTTGATGTCCTTGAAATGATCGAGGTCGATGAACAGCAGCGCGAACTCGTGACCCTCGAAGATCGCCGTGTCGATCAGTTCGCGCAGCGTCACGCGGTTCGGCAAGTCCGTCAGCGCATCGCGGCGCGCCTGCCTGACCAGCAGATCGCGCGACTCGATGAGCTCCGTCAGGTCGCTCACCACGCTGATGTGATGCGTAACCTTTTCCGACTCGTCGCTTACTTGTGCAACGTATAGCTGATACCAGAACTCTGTTCCGTTTGCGCGTTGGCTTTTCGTCAGCGTGGTGGCGTCGCGTTCCTCGGCAATCGCCGCACCGATCTGTTGCCACAATCCGGGTGTTTCCGGCCGCGCGGAGTGATCGCCTGAATTCTGCGGGCGCTCATAGCCGGTTATTTTCTCGAATGCCGGGTTGGCGTATTCGACCACGTCGCCGTTCGGATCGGGTCGAGTGATGAGCACGCCGTTGCCAATCGCGTCGAGGGCACGGCTTCGCAGCAATAGCGCGAGCTCGGCGTTCTTTCGCTCCGTGACGTCAACAGCTGTGATGAAGCACGCTCGATGACGGCCATAGGTCAGGAAGTGGTACGAGAGTTCGACGTAGACGGGCGTGCCGTCGCTGTGTCGATGCCGGCATACACCGGCCGAGCCGCTTGTGGTGGCCGCGGCCAGCAGCGCGTGCAGATCGCGCAGAAACGACGGCAAGTCTGCTTGCGCATACAGGGCGGCCATCTCGAGCGAACATAGCTGGCGGCGCGTGCGTCCGTATTGCGATGCGGCCGCGCGGTTCGCAGCGAGGATCGATAGCGTCTCGACGTCGAAAATCAACATCGGCAGTGGATGATGATCAAAGTACTGACGGAACCGGCGCTCGCTTTCTGTTGCGATGACGCGCGCGCGTTGCCGCGCGAGACGGGCGCGATAGTGGGCGATCAGCGCATAGCAAAGAAGCAAACATGCCGCCAGCGCCGTGGTTGCAAGCACGGTCCGTTCTATCACCAGGTGGCGCGTCGCGCTGTCGGATGCAGCCCTCAGGGAAGCGGTCTGCGCGTCGCGGAGGGTCACCAACTGGGTGACGATGTTCGCCAGCATGCGGTTCGCTGCGAGCAGATCAGGGCTGTCGACCGAGGCGCGGCCATCCGCGACGTGCGCACGTACCGCGATGTCGGCCAGAAGCCACGCCCAGCCGGCAGTCTCACCGCGCAGACGCCGTACCACCAGTTGGCTTCGCGGGTCGCTTGCGTAACTTTGTTCCAGCCGGTCGAAGCAGGTGGCGGCCAAGACTACACGCTGCACCGGCCACGCGAAAGATGCGACCCGTGCACTGTCGAGCCCCAGCAGGAAGTCGGCGTTCGCCTGAATGTGCACGGCTTGCAGCGTCTCGATGTCATCGCGGGCACGCAGGGCGTGAATGCGCTCTGCAACGGACCGCTCGTGCCATATCAGCGTGTAACCGATGCCGACAGCAAAAATGACGAGACCGGTCAACACCAGTGCGACGGTGATGATCAGTTGCCGGTCGACGCCATGTCGCCGCCTCCACCGGCCAATGACGCCAGCGATGCCTAAGCTCGGAATATATTGCATCGATTGAGAATCAGCGCGCGTGAGTGCAGAACATTGATACTCGACGGCGGCATGGCTGTGCGTCAGCATCTTTTACCGGTTATTGCGCGCAGTAACCGGGCTATTGTCTCCTCAGTGAAGGTATCGGCAGCAATGCGAAGAACTTGAGAATCAATCTGGATCGACCGCAGTCTGGCGGACCGATGGTTCGACGGAGAACGTTCAAAATGTGAGCCGCCGTCAGCTTGATAGTTCGCTCGGAGTTTGCGCGTAGAATCCATTCACGAATCCAATACGCCAGTGTCCGGCCAGCGCTTGTGCCAGGCGTTCGGCGAAGGTCGCACATCGGAGACGCCACAGTGAAAAGCTCTGCCACTAGCTACGGTTCGATTGCCCAATTCCTTCACTGGTGCACGGCAATTCTCGTGCTCGTGACGTTCATTTATGGTCCAGGTGGATCGGAGCAGCGCGTCTACTCTTCGGTCCACGAGTTCGACCGGCGACTCCACGAGACTTTGGGCTTGTGCGTATTCGCGCTCACGCTCATCCGCCTATCGTGGCGGCTAGTCGACACGCGTCCCGAGACACCGCCAATTTCTCGCTGGATGGTTGTTATGTCAGCAACCGTTCAATGGATGCTGTATCTGCTTCTCCTTGCATTACCGCTGACCGCCATCTCTGGCGCTTGGCTAGAAGGGCATCCGCTGACGCTGATCGGCGCTCGCGATATCCCGCCGTTGCTCGGTACTTCACATGGAGCGGGCTCAGCCATCGCATCGCTGCACACGTGGCTCGGCGACGCCATTATGTGGCTTGCGGGGTTTCACGCGTTCGCGGCTATTTTTCATCATGTCTTTCTTAAGGACGACGTCCTGGTCGGCATGCTTCCGCGCTGGTTTCCGACTGGGCGGGCGCGTACTGGCCGATAAACCCGAATGGCAAGACCGCACGCCTAGTGATTCACAGCGGGACTGGCCGCCGCCTCTGTCTCTGCGGGAAACGCCTCCATGAAAGCAGCAACGGCTCGGATGTCCCGATCCGACATATTGTCGGAGATAGTCTTCATCACTTCGCCACGGGGGCGTAGCCCGGCACTCCGGAACACCAGTATCTGTTTTTCAGCGTAGTCCGCGTACTGCCCGGCGAGGCGAGGAAATCCCCCCGTCCCTTCCCCACGCTGGCCGTGACAGGCACTGCACGCCGGTACACCTTTGTCCGGAATGCCCAACAAAAAAATCGTCCTGCCCGAATCGATGAGCCGATGATCGGCTGGCGCTCGTGGTACCGGAGGCGGCTGGCTGGAGAAGTACGCGGCGAGTTGCTCGATTTGCGTTTCACTCAGATGCGTGAAGCCCCACATGAATCTTCTGGCATTCGGGTCGCTTCGCACATGGGCCTTGAAGTCCGTCAGTTGATTGACGAGGTATTCCCGTGGTTGGCCCGCGAGTTTCGGAAACGTGGGAGATACCGAAACGCCATTTACGCTATGGCAATTCGAGCATACCTGCAACGCGATCGTCTTTCCGGCGACGGCGGGATTGTCGATCTGTCTGGACTGCTCCAGGTTGTGGCAGCCGGTTGCGCCGAGCGATAGGGCGACGAGGATCAATCGCGCTCGTGGGAAGCGGCACGTTGAATCCTCAATGGAATTCGCTGGATGTTTCATCGATGAGCCTTCTAAAGAACGTGAGCCGATACCGTCACCAGTACGCGGCCCATAGGTATAGAAATAGCGTGTCGTTGTCGCTCGCATTGCGTCCATGGCCGTCGTAATTCGACCGGGCGCCGAGGTATTTGGTGAAATGCGTGTACTGAAGACCGACGCGGATGTTCGGAACCGGAATCCAGAAGATCTCGGGCATCCACCCTTGCGTGGCCGGCGACGAGTTCGCGCTGCCGGCGTACGCAACACTATCCGCGGTGCCAGTCACGTTGAAGAACGAAAGACTCACGCCATATTTGGCCTGATAGATGTACGAGGCTTTCAGGCGTAAGGAATTCAGATTCGCTGACTGGCTGTTGCCAAACACGAAGTTACTCGGATCGCTGATGTTTTCATGGATGTAGCGCGCCTGTGCGGTGACGGTGTTCGGGTCGAGGATGTACTGGTACTGCGCATCCACACCGATGTCGCGATAGCGGGTGACACCCTGGGTAAAGATCGGCATCGAGTTCGCGTCGTTCGGATAGACGTTCGCATTGATGCCAAAGGTCCCCACCATGATGTTGTGCGGCCCCCACTCATGAGTCAGGGCCAGACGCCAGTACGGATTTTGACCCTTCAGATAGATCTGCGGATGGTTGGGGTCGCCGGCCTTGTTACCCTTGCTCATGAACGACCAGATGCCATCAGCGGTGCTATACAGCGACACCTCCGCATAGACCGTCCGGTTCCAGTAGAGGTAGCCGCCCGCACCCACGACCTGCTGCGCGAGTGTGCCTTCGAGGATTGGCTGAAATTGGGGTGAGCCGACCGTGCTGATCGAAGAGGAAATGTACGGATAACTCCATGCCGGAGAACTGTTCCACACATCCTGCACGGTCGGATTGTTGTGCAGGGTGGTGCCGAGAATCAGGTCGCTGGCGTCCCCAATGATCCTGTCCACATAACGGAAATCCATGTTGTCCGATGCCCAGTGGCCGATCCAGTGTCCGTCGTTGCCCTGATGATCGTAATTCGAGTAGGTGAATTGCGTGAACGCACCGATCCTGTCGGTGATCTTGCCGGCGAGGAAGATGCTGGCTGAATCGAAGATCGGCAGACCGTCTTTGGGCGAGACGATATTGCCGCTGGCATCATGGTTGAGCCTGGTCCTTGTCATGTCGAGCATCGCCATCACGGCGATCGGGACCGTACGTTCGCCGAAGGTATATCCATTGAGCTTGAACATTCGACCGTACGGCGTCAGTTCGGGAAACTGTCCGCCCGCGTGACACGCGACGCAGCTTTGCCCTGTTTGACGGGCGAATATAGGCAGCGCTCGAACGACTGGAGCAACCAGCAGGCAAAGCACGGCGAGCGCCAGCATCCAGAAGTGACCCATCAGCCGATGGGCGGCATCGTCGCCTGCAATTGCCTTTGACATGTCCGTCTCCCCGACAGCCAGTTCCGCATTCGGTCATGCACAGGGCGCACGAATCCCTGCCCGCTGCGGAAACTGGGCGACAGCATCGCACTTCGCGCTCGGCATGACCGGCGTCGCATTTACATCGGCGTAGTGGGGCAAGCTGATGCCGCGTTGGGGTTGATGCTTGCCTGCGCGAAGCGCTTTCTCCAGACTCCAGAACGAGCGCGCACGCCGATTTATTCCCGCGCATGCGCTTGAACGCGCAAGGCGGGAGATCGAGAGGGGCCTTGTTGAGTTGCCGCGGCTTTGGTTATTCGGGGTCGCGCTAGATCTTCATGCGCTGTAGAACGCGGTCGCCGGAGACGAACTGATGAAACATTGCCGCAGCGATATGCAGGCAGATGACACCGAACAGCACCCACGCGAGAACGCCATGCACATCGCCCATTGCATGTCCGAATGACGAGCCCGGTGCCGACAGTGAGGGTAACGAAACAAGTCCGCCGAGGCGTACCGTCCACGTGCGCGACGAAGCGTTGATCCAGCCGAGCAGCGGCACCAGCACGAGCAGCACGTACAGCGCCAGGTGGGTGACTTTGGAGGCGACGCGAAACAGCGGCGGCAGATTGTCCGGCGGCGACGGGTGAGTCACGCGCCACAGCACCCGCAACACCATCGCCGCGAGCAGTGCGGTGCCGACGCCAAGGTGCCAGGCGATTTCGCCGTCCGGCAGGGTATCGCGGTGCACGTCCGGCATCGTCCAGCCGATCACGAACTGCGCGGCTACCAGCCCGACGACGAGCCAATGGAGCAAACGGGCGACGATGTCATAGCGGTGTTCAGTCGAGACTTGCATAGGGGCGCCTGTGAGTTGGTTTCTGTCGAAACGGATCTTACACGGCGGCACCTTAAGGTCAGGTTAAGAACCGGTCGCCAAGGCCGACTGTCTGCGCCGTTCGAATAACTCGAAGATGGCCATTCCCGCGATCATCGCCGCCACGAATACCCACGCTTTGGCCGACCCGAGCCCGAGCGCGACGAGCGCGGGGCCGGGACAGAACCCTGCAATTCCCCAGCCGACGCCGAACGCGCCACTGCCCAGCACCAGCCTTGCCGTGACGTGCGTCGACGCGGGAATTTGCATCGGCAATCCGAGCAGCGACCTGTCGCGGCGTTTCGCGATCGCGAAGCCGATTGCCGCGACGGCCACCGCGCCCATCATCACGAAAGCGAGCGACGGGTTCCAGCGTCCGGCGAGATCGAGGAAGCCCTGCACTTTCGCGGGGTTCGCCATGCCCGACAACAGCAGGCCGAAGCCGAA
The nucleotide sequence above comes from Paraburkholderia youngii. Encoded proteins:
- a CDS encoding cytochrome b, whose product is MQVSTEHRYDIVARLLHWLVVGLVAAQFVIGWTMPDVHRDTLPDGEIAWHLGVGTALLAAMVLRVLWRVTHPSPPDNLPPLFRVASKVTHLALYVLLVLVPLLGWINASSRTWTVRLGGLVSLPSLSAPGSSFGHAMGDVHGVLAWVLFGVICLHIAAAMFHQFVSGDRVLQRMKI
- a CDS encoding putative bifunctional diguanylate cyclase/phosphodiesterase, translating into MQYIPSLGIAGVIGRWRRRHGVDRQLIITVALVLTGLVIFAVGIGYTLIWHERSVAERIHALRARDDIETLQAVHIQANADFLLGLDSARVASFAWPVQRVVLAATCFDRLEQSYASDPRSQLVVRRLRGETAGWAWLLADIAVRAHVADGRASVDSPDLLAANRMLANIVTQLVTLRDAQTASLRAASDSATRHLVIERTVLATTALAACLLLCYALIAHYRARLARQRARVIATESERRFRQYFDHHPLPMLIFDVETLSILAANRAAASQYGRTRRQLCSLEMAALYAQADLPSFLRDLHALLAAATTSGSAGVCRHRHSDGTPVYVELSYHFLTYGRHRACFITAVDVTERKNAELALLLRSRALDAIGNGVLITRPDPNGDVVEYANPAFEKITGYERPQNSGDHSARPETPGLWQQIGAAIAEERDATTLTKSQRANGTEFWYQLYVAQVSDESEKVTHHISVVSDLTELIESRDLLVRQARRDALTDLPNRVTLRELIDTAIFEGHEFALLFIDLDHFKDINDSLGHGAGDRLLQEVARRLSASVGSDGVVTRYGGDEFVTMLKGSTGDAELCALLARVTQTLDEPVQIDDMQLRVRMSVGVSCYPQDGTDCETLLKHADLAMYRVKAGGRNGVERFAPSLAHEAAQRIALSHKLRNAVEQNGFELVYQPQVDIRSYRLSGVEALIRWHDPHFGTVSPTTFIPLAEDIGLIAPIGEWVLQTACAQAKRWEEALPGLRMSVNVSPSQLTSSDFGAVVRRALAASQLAADRLELEITEGGLVAPGALPTLRALHDIGVSIAIDDFGAGYSSLAYLRSFHADRLKIDMSFIRGIGSSRADETIIGAIIALARNLRFEVVAEGVERAEQLAFLAEAGCEIVQGYYFAAPQPAANIPAYAASLLSELHELQNASS
- a CDS encoding DUF6691 family protein, producing MATAISFVCGLLFGFGLLLSGMANPAKVQGFLDLAGRWNPSLAFVMMGAVAVAAIGFAIAKRRDRSLLGLPMQIPASTHVTARLVLGSGAFGVGWGIAGFCPGPALVALGLGSAKAWVFVAAMIAGMAIFELFERRRQSALATGS
- a CDS encoding cytochrome b; the encoded protein is MKSSATSYGSIAQFLHWCTAILVLVTFIYGPGGSEQRVYSSVHEFDRRLHETLGLCVFALTLIRLSWRLVDTRPETPPISRWMVVMSATVQWMLYLLLLALPLTAISGAWLEGHPLTLIGARDIPPLLGTSHGAGSAIASLHTWLGDAIMWLAGFHAFAAIFHHVFLKDDVLVGMLPRWFPTGRARTGR
- a CDS encoding cytochrome C — translated: MSKAIAGDDAAHRLMGHFWMLALAVLCLLVAPVVRALPIFARQTGQSCVACHAGGQFPELTPYGRMFKLNGYTFGERTVPIAVMAMLDMTRTRLNHDASGNIVSPKDGLPIFDSASIFLAGKITDRIGAFTQFTYSNYDHQGNDGHWIGHWASDNMDFRYVDRIIGDASDLILGTTLHNNPTVQDVWNSSPAWSYPYISSSISTVGSPQFQPILEGTLAQQVVGAGGYLYWNRTVYAEVSLYSTADGIWSFMSKGNKAGDPNHPQIYLKGQNPYWRLALTHEWGPHNIMVGTFGINANVYPNDANSMPIFTQGVTRYRDIGVDAQYQYILDPNTVTAQARYIHENISDPSNFVFGNSQSANLNSLRLKASYIYQAKYGVSLSFFNVTGTADSVAYAGSANSSPATQGWMPEIFWIPVPNIRVGLQYTHFTKYLGARSNYDGHGRNASDNDTLFLYLWAAYW
- a CDS encoding c-type cytochrome; the protein is MILVALSLGATGCHNLEQSRQIDNPAVAGKTIALQVCSNCHSVNGVSVSPTFPKLAGQPREYLVNQLTDFKAHVRSDPNARRFMWGFTHLSETQIEQLAAYFSSQPPPVPRAPADHRLIDSGRTIFLLGIPDKGVPACSACHGQRGEGTGGFPRLAGQYADYAEKQILVFRSAGLRPRGEVMKTISDNMSDRDIRAVAAFMEAFPAETEAAASPAVNH